From Meles meles chromosome 5, mMelMel3.1 paternal haplotype, whole genome shotgun sequence, one genomic window encodes:
- the SLC17A4 gene encoding probable small intestine urate exporter isoform X1: protein MPTGAEAKGVAAISSDGHLSTAQEQTSRKGFCSVRHGLALLVHLCNFLINSQRMSLSIAMPAMVNSTAQLRPLNASAERPPADSQDGWNGTLQQSEAVAPMYDWSPEIQGIILSSYNYASFLVPIPTGYIAGIFGAKYLVGVNLLLSSVLALLIPLAADAGVLSIIVLRIFQGMAQVIVLTSQFSLWVKWAPPLEKSQLVNIAVSGQLMGSFITLLIGGFLCQTKGWPSIFYIFGGIGCVCSFLWFLLVYDDPIHHRFISADEKEYIVCSLAQQDCSPGWSLPIKAMIKSLPLWGILVFYFTEFWIFNIVITYLPTYINSVLQANIRDSGILSALLLGAACIGTILGGLLADFLHSRKIFRLVTIRKLSTAIGVLFPSAAFVSLYWVRFSFSASMGLLALSSVTITFCQTGALVNILDIAPRYTSFLQGLLEVFAYSSGAISSTVAGFLISQDSEFGWRNVFLIAVSINMSGLVFYLIFSQAKVQDWATEQMFTQL from the exons ATGCCTACTGGAGCAGAAGCCAAGGGAGTGGCAGCTATTTCCAGCGATGGTCATTTAAGCACGGCTCAAGAGCAAACCTCCAGGAAAG GCTTTTGTTCGGTCCGACATGGGCTGGCCCTCCTTGTGCATCTCTGCAATTTTCTGATTAACTCCCAAAGGATGAGCCTGAGCATCGCCATGCCAGCCATGGTGAACAGCACGGCCCAGCTCAGGCCACTCAATGCCTCTGCAGAAAGGCCTCCTGCCGACTCCCAGGATGGATGGAATGGAACTCTGCAGCAGTCTGAGGCTGTG GCTCCCATGTATGACTGGAGTCCTGAAATTCAGGGGATCATTCTCAGCTCATACAACTATGCCTCATTCTTGGTTCCCATCCCTACTGGCTACATCGCTGGAATATTTGGAGCCAAGTACTTGGTGGGTGTTAACCTGCTTCTTTCCTCAGTCTTGGCCCTCTTGATTCCATTGGCTGCTGACGCAGGAGTGCTCTCGATCATTGTCCTGCGGATTTTTCAAGGCATGGCCCAG gttATAGTATTAACAAGCCAGTTTTCACTTTGGGTCAAATGGGCTCCCCCACTAGAGAAGAGTCAACTCGTCAACATTGCTGTATCAG GGCAATTGATGGGATCCTTCATCACTTTGCTCATCGGTGGTTTCCTCTGCCAGACTAAAGGGTGGCCTTCTATCTTCTATATCTTTG GTGGAATTGGCTGTGTCTGCTcttttctctggtttcttcttgtttatgATGACCCCATACATCATCGGTTTATCAGCGCTGATGAGAAGGAATATATTGTGTGTTCACTGGCTCAACAG GACTGTTCGCCAGGCTGGTCCCTTCCCATTAAGGCTATGATCAAATCCCTACCACTTTGGGGCATTTTAGTCTTTTATTTCACTGAATTCTGGATTTTTAATATTGTGATCACATACCTGCCAACATACATCAACTCTGTACTTCAAGCTAACATCAGAGAC AGTGGAATCCTGTCAGCCCTGCTGTTGGGTGCTGCCTGTATCGGCACTATCCTTGGAGGTCTACTGGCAGATTTTCTTCACTCCAGAAAAATCTTCAGACTCGTTACCATCAGGAAACTCTCCACGGCCATTG GGGTTCTTTTCCCATCTGCGGCCTTCGTGTCCCTGTACTGGGTCAGATTCAGCTTCAGTGCCAGTATGGGCTTGTTGGCACTGTCTTCTGTCACCATCACCTTCTGCCAAACGGGAGCCCTTGTTAACATCTTGGATATTGCTCCTCG GTACACCAGCTTTCTTCAGGGACTACTGGAAGTCTTTGCGTACTCATCGGGAGCCATTTCTTCCACTGTTGCTGGATTTTTAATCAGTCAG GATTCCGAGTTTGGCTGGAGAAATGTCTTCTTGATTGCAGTTTCTATTAACATGTCAGGCCTGGTCTTCTACCTCATCTTCAGCCAAGCAAAGGTCCAGGACTGGGCTACAGAACAGATGTTCACTCAGCTCTGA
- the SLC17A4 gene encoding probable small intestine urate exporter isoform X4: protein MPTGAEAKGVAAISSDGHLSTAQEQTSRKGFCSVRHGLALLVHLCNFLINSQRMSLSIAMPAMVNSTAQLRPLNASAERPPADSQDGWNGTLQQSEAVAPMYDWSPEIQGIILSSYNYASFLVPIPTGYIAGIFGAKYLVGVNLLLSSVLALLIPLAADAGVLSIIVLRIFQGMAQVIVLTSQFSLWVKWAPPLEKSQLVNIAVSGQLMGSFITLLIGGFLCQTKGWPSIFYIFGGIGCVCSFLWFLLVYDDPIHHRFISADEKEYIVCSLAQQDCSPGWSLPIKAMIKSLPLWGILVFYFTEFWIFNIVITYLPTYINSVLQANIRDSGILSALLLGAACIGTILGGLLADFLHSRKIFRLVTIRKLSTAIGTPAFFRDYWKSLRTHREPFLPLLLDF from the exons ATGCCTACTGGAGCAGAAGCCAAGGGAGTGGCAGCTATTTCCAGCGATGGTCATTTAAGCACGGCTCAAGAGCAAACCTCCAGGAAAG GCTTTTGTTCGGTCCGACATGGGCTGGCCCTCCTTGTGCATCTCTGCAATTTTCTGATTAACTCCCAAAGGATGAGCCTGAGCATCGCCATGCCAGCCATGGTGAACAGCACGGCCCAGCTCAGGCCACTCAATGCCTCTGCAGAAAGGCCTCCTGCCGACTCCCAGGATGGATGGAATGGAACTCTGCAGCAGTCTGAGGCTGTG GCTCCCATGTATGACTGGAGTCCTGAAATTCAGGGGATCATTCTCAGCTCATACAACTATGCCTCATTCTTGGTTCCCATCCCTACTGGCTACATCGCTGGAATATTTGGAGCCAAGTACTTGGTGGGTGTTAACCTGCTTCTTTCCTCAGTCTTGGCCCTCTTGATTCCATTGGCTGCTGACGCAGGAGTGCTCTCGATCATTGTCCTGCGGATTTTTCAAGGCATGGCCCAG gttATAGTATTAACAAGCCAGTTTTCACTTTGGGTCAAATGGGCTCCCCCACTAGAGAAGAGTCAACTCGTCAACATTGCTGTATCAG GGCAATTGATGGGATCCTTCATCACTTTGCTCATCGGTGGTTTCCTCTGCCAGACTAAAGGGTGGCCTTCTATCTTCTATATCTTTG GTGGAATTGGCTGTGTCTGCTcttttctctggtttcttcttgtttatgATGACCCCATACATCATCGGTTTATCAGCGCTGATGAGAAGGAATATATTGTGTGTTCACTGGCTCAACAG GACTGTTCGCCAGGCTGGTCCCTTCCCATTAAGGCTATGATCAAATCCCTACCACTTTGGGGCATTTTAGTCTTTTATTTCACTGAATTCTGGATTTTTAATATTGTGATCACATACCTGCCAACATACATCAACTCTGTACTTCAAGCTAACATCAGAGAC AGTGGAATCCTGTCAGCCCTGCTGTTGGGTGCTGCCTGTATCGGCACTATCCTTGGAGGTCTACTGGCAGATTTTCTTCACTCCAGAAAAATCTTCAGACTCGTTACCATCAGGAAACTCTCCACGGCCATTG GTACACCAGCTTTCTTCAGGGACTACTGGAAGTCTTTGCGTACTCATCGGGAGCCATTTCTTCCACTGTTGCTGGATTTTTAA
- the SLC17A4 gene encoding probable small intestine urate exporter isoform X2 has translation MPTGAEAKGVAAISSDGHLSTAQEQTSRKERPPADSQDGWNGTLQQSEAVAPMYDWSPEIQGIILSSYNYASFLVPIPTGYIAGIFGAKYLVGVNLLLSSVLALLIPLAADAGVLSIIVLRIFQGMAQVIVLTSQFSLWVKWAPPLEKSQLVNIAVSGQLMGSFITLLIGGFLCQTKGWPSIFYIFGGIGCVCSFLWFLLVYDDPIHHRFISADEKEYIVCSLAQQDCSPGWSLPIKAMIKSLPLWGILVFYFTEFWIFNIVITYLPTYINSVLQANIRDSGILSALLLGAACIGTILGGLLADFLHSRKIFRLVTIRKLSTAIGVLFPSAAFVSLYWVRFSFSASMGLLALSSVTITFCQTGALVNILDIAPRYTSFLQGLLEVFAYSSGAISSTVAGFLISQDSEFGWRNVFLIAVSINMSGLVFYLIFSQAKVQDWATEQMFTQL, from the exons ATGCCTACTGGAGCAGAAGCCAAGGGAGTGGCAGCTATTTCCAGCGATGGTCATTTAAGCACGGCTCAAGAGCAAACCTCCAGGAAAG AAAGGCCTCCTGCCGACTCCCAGGATGGATGGAATGGAACTCTGCAGCAGTCTGAGGCTGTG GCTCCCATGTATGACTGGAGTCCTGAAATTCAGGGGATCATTCTCAGCTCATACAACTATGCCTCATTCTTGGTTCCCATCCCTACTGGCTACATCGCTGGAATATTTGGAGCCAAGTACTTGGTGGGTGTTAACCTGCTTCTTTCCTCAGTCTTGGCCCTCTTGATTCCATTGGCTGCTGACGCAGGAGTGCTCTCGATCATTGTCCTGCGGATTTTTCAAGGCATGGCCCAG gttATAGTATTAACAAGCCAGTTTTCACTTTGGGTCAAATGGGCTCCCCCACTAGAGAAGAGTCAACTCGTCAACATTGCTGTATCAG GGCAATTGATGGGATCCTTCATCACTTTGCTCATCGGTGGTTTCCTCTGCCAGACTAAAGGGTGGCCTTCTATCTTCTATATCTTTG GTGGAATTGGCTGTGTCTGCTcttttctctggtttcttcttgtttatgATGACCCCATACATCATCGGTTTATCAGCGCTGATGAGAAGGAATATATTGTGTGTTCACTGGCTCAACAG GACTGTTCGCCAGGCTGGTCCCTTCCCATTAAGGCTATGATCAAATCCCTACCACTTTGGGGCATTTTAGTCTTTTATTTCACTGAATTCTGGATTTTTAATATTGTGATCACATACCTGCCAACATACATCAACTCTGTACTTCAAGCTAACATCAGAGAC AGTGGAATCCTGTCAGCCCTGCTGTTGGGTGCTGCCTGTATCGGCACTATCCTTGGAGGTCTACTGGCAGATTTTCTTCACTCCAGAAAAATCTTCAGACTCGTTACCATCAGGAAACTCTCCACGGCCATTG GGGTTCTTTTCCCATCTGCGGCCTTCGTGTCCCTGTACTGGGTCAGATTCAGCTTCAGTGCCAGTATGGGCTTGTTGGCACTGTCTTCTGTCACCATCACCTTCTGCCAAACGGGAGCCCTTGTTAACATCTTGGATATTGCTCCTCG GTACACCAGCTTTCTTCAGGGACTACTGGAAGTCTTTGCGTACTCATCGGGAGCCATTTCTTCCACTGTTGCTGGATTTTTAATCAGTCAG GATTCCGAGTTTGGCTGGAGAAATGTCTTCTTGATTGCAGTTTCTATTAACATGTCAGGCCTGGTCTTCTACCTCATCTTCAGCCAAGCAAAGGTCCAGGACTGGGCTACAGAACAGATGTTCACTCAGCTCTGA
- the SLC17A4 gene encoding probable small intestine urate exporter isoform X3 yields MSLSIAMPAMVNSTAQLRPLNASAERPPADSQDGWNGTLQQSEAVAPMYDWSPEIQGIILSSYNYASFLVPIPTGYIAGIFGAKYLVGVNLLLSSVLALLIPLAADAGVLSIIVLRIFQGMAQVIVLTSQFSLWVKWAPPLEKSQLVNIAVSGQLMGSFITLLIGGFLCQTKGWPSIFYIFGGIGCVCSFLWFLLVYDDPIHHRFISADEKEYIVCSLAQQDCSPGWSLPIKAMIKSLPLWGILVFYFTEFWIFNIVITYLPTYINSVLQANIRDSGILSALLLGAACIGTILGGLLADFLHSRKIFRLVTIRKLSTAIGVLFPSAAFVSLYWVRFSFSASMGLLALSSVTITFCQTGALVNILDIAPRYTSFLQGLLEVFAYSSGAISSTVAGFLISQDSEFGWRNVFLIAVSINMSGLVFYLIFSQAKVQDWATEQMFTQL; encoded by the exons ATGAGCCTGAGCATCGCCATGCCAGCCATGGTGAACAGCACGGCCCAGCTCAGGCCACTCAATGCCTCTGCAGAAAGGCCTCCTGCCGACTCCCAGGATGGATGGAATGGAACTCTGCAGCAGTCTGAGGCTGTG GCTCCCATGTATGACTGGAGTCCTGAAATTCAGGGGATCATTCTCAGCTCATACAACTATGCCTCATTCTTGGTTCCCATCCCTACTGGCTACATCGCTGGAATATTTGGAGCCAAGTACTTGGTGGGTGTTAACCTGCTTCTTTCCTCAGTCTTGGCCCTCTTGATTCCATTGGCTGCTGACGCAGGAGTGCTCTCGATCATTGTCCTGCGGATTTTTCAAGGCATGGCCCAG gttATAGTATTAACAAGCCAGTTTTCACTTTGGGTCAAATGGGCTCCCCCACTAGAGAAGAGTCAACTCGTCAACATTGCTGTATCAG GGCAATTGATGGGATCCTTCATCACTTTGCTCATCGGTGGTTTCCTCTGCCAGACTAAAGGGTGGCCTTCTATCTTCTATATCTTTG GTGGAATTGGCTGTGTCTGCTcttttctctggtttcttcttgtttatgATGACCCCATACATCATCGGTTTATCAGCGCTGATGAGAAGGAATATATTGTGTGTTCACTGGCTCAACAG GACTGTTCGCCAGGCTGGTCCCTTCCCATTAAGGCTATGATCAAATCCCTACCACTTTGGGGCATTTTAGTCTTTTATTTCACTGAATTCTGGATTTTTAATATTGTGATCACATACCTGCCAACATACATCAACTCTGTACTTCAAGCTAACATCAGAGAC AGTGGAATCCTGTCAGCCCTGCTGTTGGGTGCTGCCTGTATCGGCACTATCCTTGGAGGTCTACTGGCAGATTTTCTTCACTCCAGAAAAATCTTCAGACTCGTTACCATCAGGAAACTCTCCACGGCCATTG GGGTTCTTTTCCCATCTGCGGCCTTCGTGTCCCTGTACTGGGTCAGATTCAGCTTCAGTGCCAGTATGGGCTTGTTGGCACTGTCTTCTGTCACCATCACCTTCTGCCAAACGGGAGCCCTTGTTAACATCTTGGATATTGCTCCTCG GTACACCAGCTTTCTTCAGGGACTACTGGAAGTCTTTGCGTACTCATCGGGAGCCATTTCTTCCACTGTTGCTGGATTTTTAATCAGTCAG GATTCCGAGTTTGGCTGGAGAAATGTCTTCTTGATTGCAGTTTCTATTAACATGTCAGGCCTGGTCTTCTACCTCATCTTCAGCCAAGCAAAGGTCCAGGACTGGGCTACAGAACAGATGTTCACTCAGCTCTGA